One part of the Lapillicoccus jejuensis genome encodes these proteins:
- a CDS encoding TetR/AcrR family transcriptional regulator, with protein MATGPEHALPLVARPGPVLPDHLRADAARNREALLEAAAALVAESCVGAVTMDAVAQRAGVGKGTVFRRFGSREGLMGALLNLSEAEWQTAVLSGPPPLGPGAPPYDRLVAFGRSRLESTLRHAELIAAAGVAGRRSLPAWSFAAMHVRILLEQLGVDGDLPVLTTALLAPLEMPVLSQQLDGDGFPVQRVLDGWVDLLERVTRRS; from the coding sequence ATGGCCACCGGACCCGAGCACGCCCTGCCGCTCGTCGCGCGTCCCGGCCCCGTGCTGCCTGACCACCTCCGCGCCGACGCCGCCCGCAACCGCGAGGCCCTGCTCGAGGCCGCCGCCGCGCTCGTCGCCGAGTCGTGCGTCGGCGCCGTGACGATGGACGCCGTCGCCCAGCGCGCGGGCGTCGGCAAGGGCACCGTGTTCCGCCGGTTCGGCTCCCGGGAGGGGCTCATGGGGGCCCTGCTCAACCTGTCCGAGGCGGAGTGGCAGACGGCCGTCCTCTCGGGGCCGCCTCCGCTGGGGCCCGGGGCGCCGCCGTACGACCGGCTCGTCGCCTTCGGCCGCTCACGCCTGGAGTCGACCCTGCGGCACGCCGAGCTCATCGCGGCGGCCGGGGTGGCGGGCCGGCGCAGCCTGCCCGCCTGGTCGTTCGCGGCGATGCACGTGCGGATACTGCTCGAGCAGCTCGGCGTCGACGGCGACCTGCCGGTCCTCACGACCGCGCTGCTCGCCCCGCTGGAGATGCCCGTCCTCAGCCAGCAGCTGGACGGTGACGGCTTCCCGGTCCAGCGCGTCCTCGACGGCTGGGTCGACCTGCTCGAGCGGGTGACCCGGCGGAGCTGA
- a CDS encoding SixA phosphatase family protein, whose protein sequence is MTGPSEHRTLVLVRHAKAEQVLGKPDHDRSLTDRGRSDALAAGRWLHEQGVSPDLVICSTSVRTRETWAGISQGGCHTAYVEYRRAVYQDGTEGVLQSVREDGGEVDSLVVVGHSPGIPDAAALLSDGEGSVEAHRVLAEGFPTSGIAVLEVEGDWADLEVGAARLVRVHVARG, encoded by the coding sequence ATGACCGGGCCGTCCGAGCACCGCACCCTCGTCCTCGTCCGCCACGCCAAGGCCGAGCAGGTCCTCGGCAAGCCCGACCACGACCGGTCGCTCACCGACCGCGGCCGGAGCGACGCGCTGGCCGCCGGGCGGTGGCTGCACGAGCAGGGCGTCTCGCCCGACCTCGTCATCTGCTCGACGTCGGTGCGCACCCGCGAGACGTGGGCCGGGATCTCGCAGGGCGGGTGCCACACTGCGTACGTCGAGTACCGACGCGCGGTCTACCAGGACGGGACCGAGGGCGTCCTGCAGTCGGTGCGCGAGGACGGCGGCGAGGTGGACAGCCTGGTCGTCGTCGGGCACAGCCCCGGCATCCCGGACGCCGCCGCGCTGCTCAGCGACGGCGAGGGGTCGGTCGAGGCGCACCGGGTGCTCGCCGAGGGCTTCCCGACCAGCGGCATCGCCGTTCTCGAGGTCGAGGGGGACTGGGCCGACCTGGAGGTCGGCGCCGCCCGCCTCGTGCGGGTCCACGTCGCCCGCGGTTGA
- a CDS encoding PLP-dependent cysteine synthase family protein — protein MPADPVVTPLTDVPSTRCTPREWVDEAVRRILADAQRSADTHLLPVPVPGCPDVDLYLKDESTHPTGSLKHRLARSLVLHALVNGLVGPRTTLVEASSGSTAVSEAYFARLLGLPFVAVMARTTSAAKIALIEREGGRCHLVDDPSEVYDAARSLADQGDAHYLDQFTYAERATDWRGNNTIASSTFEQLSLERHPVPAWVVVGAGTGGTSATIGRYVRYRGLPTRLAVVDPEGSAFLTAFRDPDGADGEPRGRGSRIEGIGRPRVEPSFVPTVVDRMLGVPDAASVAAMHVLAERTGLRSGPSTGTNLYGALYLACELQREGGGSIVTLLCDPAERYTTTYGDPRWAHEQGLDTAPYARVLHHAFDTGEWSG, from the coding sequence GTGCCTGCCGACCCCGTCGTGACTCCGCTGACCGACGTCCCCTCGACCCGCTGCACCCCGCGGGAGTGGGTCGACGAGGCGGTCCGCCGGATCCTCGCCGACGCCCAGCGCAGCGCCGACACGCACCTGCTGCCGGTGCCGGTCCCGGGGTGCCCCGACGTCGACCTCTACCTCAAGGACGAGTCGACGCACCCCACGGGCAGCCTCAAGCACCGCCTCGCTCGCTCGCTCGTCCTGCACGCCCTCGTCAACGGGCTCGTCGGCCCGCGGACGACGCTCGTCGAGGCGAGCAGCGGCTCGACCGCGGTCTCCGAGGCGTACTTCGCCCGGCTGCTCGGTCTGCCCTTCGTCGCGGTCATGGCCCGCACGACGAGCGCCGCCAAGATCGCCCTCATCGAGCGCGAGGGTGGCCGCTGCCACCTCGTCGACGACCCGTCCGAGGTGTACGACGCCGCCCGCTCCCTCGCCGACCAGGGGGACGCGCACTACCTCGACCAGTTCACCTACGCCGAGCGCGCCACCGACTGGCGCGGCAACAACACCATCGCCTCGTCGACCTTCGAGCAGCTGTCGCTCGAGCGGCACCCGGTGCCCGCCTGGGTCGTCGTCGGCGCCGGCACCGGCGGCACGAGCGCGACGATCGGCCGGTACGTCCGCTACCGCGGACTGCCCACCCGGCTCGCCGTCGTCGACCCCGAGGGGTCCGCGTTCCTCACCGCCTTCCGCGACCCCGACGGCGCGGACGGCGAGCCCCGCGGCCGCGGCTCGCGGATCGAGGGCATCGGCCGACCGCGGGTCGAGCCGAGCTTCGTCCCGACCGTCGTCGACCGGATGCTCGGCGTCCCCGACGCCGCGTCGGTCGCCGCGATGCACGTCCTCGCCGAGCGCACCGGCCTGCGCAGCGGCCCGTCGACCGGCACCAACCTGTACGGCGCCCTCTACCTCGCCTGCGAGCTGCAGCGCGAGGGCGGCGGCAGCATCGTCACGCTGCTGTGCGACCCGGCCGAGCGCTACACGACGACGTACGGCGACCCGCGGTGGGCGCACGAGCAGGGTCTCGACACGGCGCCGTACGCCCGGGTGCTGCACCACGCCTTCGACACCGGCGAGTGGAGCGGCTGA
- a CDS encoding helix-turn-helix domain-containing protein: protein MADGFLSIEETANALGVSTRHARRLADSGAVDRIARGLVDRASVDRYLRSHRQGRTRAWAEPTAWGAVAFLSGRDVDWLGTVQTSRLRTALRETRDVDELLTRMRDRTRVRTYEAHRAAIPRLRALVLATDLRQLGISDAVDGSVDGYLAEDDLDRVVLTLGLREATDGTVVLRTTGFDTARVRGLVDTLTVAALDAATSSDPRLRSAGRRALDDAMEAHR from the coding sequence ATGGCTGATGGGTTCCTCAGCATCGAGGAGACGGCGAACGCCCTGGGGGTGTCGACCCGGCATGCCCGCAGACTGGCGGACTCCGGTGCGGTCGACCGCATCGCCCGCGGGCTCGTCGACCGGGCGTCCGTCGACCGGTACCTCCGGTCGCACCGACAGGGGCGGACTCGCGCGTGGGCCGAGCCCACCGCATGGGGAGCCGTCGCCTTCCTGTCCGGCCGTGACGTCGACTGGCTGGGCACGGTGCAGACCTCTCGCCTCCGGACGGCGCTACGCGAGACTCGCGACGTCGACGAGCTGCTGACTCGCATGCGGGACCGCACGCGCGTCCGCACCTATGAAGCTCACCGCGCGGCGATCCCCCGACTGCGAGCTCTGGTCCTCGCCACCGACCTGCGCCAGCTCGGCATCAGCGATGCGGTCGACGGCAGCGTGGACGGCTATCTCGCGGAGGACGACCTGGACCGTGTGGTGCTCACGCTGGGCCTGCGGGAGGCGACCGACGGGACCGTCGTGCTGAGGACGACCGGCTTCGACACCGCGCGAGTCCGCGGCCTCGTCGACACCCTGACGGTCGCGGCGCTGGATGCGGCGACGAGCAGCGACCCACGCCTGCGGAGCGCCGGCCGACGTGCCCTCGACGACGCGATGGAGGCCCATCGGTGA
- the ilvD gene encoding dihydroxy-acid dehydratase, which yields MTTETPAPDIKPRSRDVTDGLEKTASRGMLRAVGMGDDDWAKPQIGVASSWNEITPCNLSLDRLAKAVKDGVHAGGGYPLEFGTISVSDGISMGHEGMHFSLVSREVIADSVETVMNAERLDGSVLLAGCDKSLPGMMMAAARLDLASVFLYAGTILPGIAKLSDGSEKEVTIIDAFEAVGACAAGKMSRADVDAIERAICPGEGACGGFYTANTMAAIGEALGMSLPGSAAPPATDRRRDIFARKSGEAVVELLRRGITARQIMTKEAFENAIAVTMAFGGSTNAVLHLLAIAHEAEVDLTIEDFKRVGARVPHLADVKPFGRFVMKDIDRIGGIPVVMKALLDAGIMHGDCLTVTGKTVAENLADVPPPDPDGHVIRAMENPIHRTGGITILTGSLAPEGAVVKSAGFDTDSYTGTARVFDGERAAMDFVESGKLAAGDVVVIRYEGPKGGPGMREMLAVTGAIKGTGLGKDVLLMTDGRFSGGTTGLCVGHIAPEAVDGGPIAFVRDGDTIRLDVAAGTLDVDVSPEELAERAKDFTPPPPKYPRGVLAKYRKLVGSASRGAVLE from the coding sequence ATGACGACCGAGACGCCGGCCCCCGACATCAAGCCCCGCTCCCGCGACGTCACCGACGGGCTCGAGAAGACCGCCTCGCGCGGCATGCTCCGGGCCGTCGGCATGGGGGACGACGACTGGGCCAAGCCGCAGATCGGCGTCGCGAGCTCGTGGAACGAGATCACGCCGTGCAACCTGTCGCTCGACCGGCTGGCCAAGGCGGTCAAGGACGGCGTGCACGCCGGCGGCGGCTACCCGCTCGAGTTCGGCACCATCTCCGTGTCCGACGGGATCTCGATGGGTCACGAGGGGATGCACTTCTCGCTCGTGTCGCGCGAGGTCATCGCCGACTCGGTCGAGACCGTGATGAACGCCGAGCGCCTCGACGGGTCGGTGCTCCTCGCCGGCTGCGACAAGTCGCTTCCCGGGATGATGATGGCGGCCGCGCGGCTCGACCTCGCGTCGGTCTTCCTCTACGCCGGGACGATCCTGCCCGGCATCGCCAAGCTCTCCGACGGCTCGGAGAAGGAGGTGACGATCATCGACGCGTTCGAGGCGGTCGGCGCCTGCGCCGCGGGCAAGATGTCGCGCGCCGACGTCGACGCCATCGAGCGGGCGATCTGCCCGGGTGAGGGCGCGTGCGGCGGGTTCTACACGGCCAACACGATGGCCGCCATCGGCGAGGCGCTCGGGATGTCGCTGCCGGGGTCGGCCGCGCCGCCGGCCACCGACCGGCGCCGCGACATCTTCGCCCGCAAGTCCGGCGAGGCCGTCGTCGAGCTGCTGCGCCGCGGGATCACCGCGCGGCAGATCATGACCAAGGAGGCGTTCGAGAACGCCATCGCCGTGACGATGGCCTTCGGCGGCTCGACCAACGCGGTGCTGCACCTGCTCGCCATCGCGCACGAGGCCGAGGTCGACCTGACCATCGAGGACTTCAAGCGGGTCGGCGCGAGGGTGCCTCACCTGGCCGACGTCAAGCCGTTCGGCCGGTTCGTCATGAAGGACATCGACCGGATCGGCGGCATCCCCGTCGTCATGAAGGCGCTGCTCGACGCCGGCATCATGCACGGCGACTGCCTGACCGTGACCGGGAAGACAGTGGCCGAGAACCTGGCCGACGTGCCGCCGCCGGACCCCGACGGCCACGTGATCCGCGCCATGGAGAACCCGATCCACCGCACCGGCGGCATCACGATCCTCACCGGGTCGCTCGCGCCGGAGGGCGCGGTCGTCAAGTCGGCCGGCTTCGACACCGACTCCTACACCGGGACCGCGCGCGTCTTCGACGGCGAGCGGGCGGCGATGGACTTCGTGGAGAGCGGCAAGCTCGCCGCCGGCGACGTCGTCGTCATCCGGTACGAAGGCCCCAAGGGCGGCCCGGGCATGCGCGAGATGCTCGCCGTCACCGGCGCCATCAAGGGCACCGGGCTCGGCAAGGACGTCCTGCTCATGACCGACGGCCGGTTCTCCGGAGGCACGACGGGTCTCTGCGTCGGGCACATCGCGCCCGAGGCCGTCGACGGCGGACCGATCGCGTTCGTCCGGGACGGCGACACGATCCGGCTCGACGTGGCGGCCGGCACCCTCGATGTCGACGTGTCGCCGGAGGAGCTGGCCGAGCGCGCCAAGGACTTCACCCCGCCGCCGCCGAAGTACCCGCGCGGGGTGCTCGCGAAGTACCGCAAGCTCGTCGGGAGCGCGAGTCGGGGCGCGGTCCTGGAGTAG
- a CDS encoding HAD family hydrolase, with translation MTDPRGPVRHLLFDADGVLQTLPGGWVEAVRPYVGDHAETFLGQAFEDERPALVGEDDLVPHLDKALGELGLDVTGEELYLAVWHRVQTVDEVLALVPRLRAAGYGVHLGTNQARRRGELMRTELGYDELFDVSCYSYDLGVAKPDVEYFRRCAQRIGADPAEILFVDDREDNVASAQSLGMTGVHWDHTLGTDALLAGLASYGVVPAL, from the coding sequence GTGACCGACCCCCGCGGCCCCGTACGCCATCTGCTCTTCGACGCCGACGGGGTCCTGCAGACCCTGCCCGGCGGATGGGTCGAGGCGGTGCGGCCGTACGTCGGCGACCACGCCGAGACCTTCCTCGGGCAGGCCTTCGAGGACGAGCGGCCCGCCCTGGTGGGGGAGGACGACCTCGTCCCCCACCTGGACAAGGCGCTCGGCGAGCTGGGGCTCGACGTCACGGGCGAGGAGCTGTACCTCGCCGTCTGGCACCGGGTGCAGACCGTCGACGAGGTGCTCGCGCTCGTGCCGCGGCTGCGCGCCGCCGGGTACGGCGTCCACCTCGGCACCAACCAGGCCCGCCGGCGCGGCGAGCTGATGCGCACCGAGCTGGGGTACGACGAGCTGTTCGACGTCAGCTGCTACTCCTACGACCTCGGCGTCGCCAAGCCCGACGTCGAGTACTTCCGGCGGTGCGCCCAGCGGATCGGCGCCGACCCGGCCGAGATCCTCTTCGTCGACGACCGCGAGGACAACGTCGCGTCCGCCCAGAGCCTCGGCATGACCGGCGTGCACTGGGACCACACGCTGGGCACCGACGCACTGCTTGCCGGCCTCGCGTCGTACGGCGTCGTCCCCGCTCTCTGA
- a CDS encoding VOC family protein, producing MPTTINHVTFDALDPYAQARWWCALFEVEMDPEDFPGDPAAIVHLPGGTGILFEQVPDGKVVKNRVHLDLTPDVPRDEMVDRLLGRGAAHVADHRRPDGSGWVVLADPEGNELCVERSAAERAGRG from the coding sequence ATGCCGACGACGATCAACCACGTGACCTTCGACGCCCTCGACCCCTACGCGCAGGCGAGGTGGTGGTGCGCGCTGTTCGAGGTCGAGATGGATCCGGAGGACTTCCCGGGCGACCCGGCGGCGATCGTCCACCTGCCGGGCGGGACGGGGATCCTCTTCGAGCAGGTCCCCGACGGGAAGGTCGTCAAGAACCGCGTCCACCTCGACCTGACCCCGGACGTCCCCCGCGACGAGATGGTGGACCGGCTCCTCGGCCGCGGCGCCGCGCACGTCGCCGACCACCGACGCCCCGACGGCTCCGGCTGGGTCGTCCTCGCCGACCCCGAGGGCAACGAGCTGTGCGTCGAGCGCAGCGCCGCCGAGCGGGCCGGGCGCGGCTGA
- a CDS encoding NADAR family protein — protein MAMWSRTSRDVDGESVIGSWRHAFINNGGSYYLTDLIVYADGLVDCWGLVTVEQFRDKLRSGWVATSLKEGAEASAHELASWTFKNVQSWVGADELYREVVDQIETLNGRLDSAGRCLEALDLFLAEQTDANRQRLAGAYDDIPEHRRRYILGDMDAKDWPLQVLITPLGKKLAGQSVTEERRETALAYFAEWRAGRDEAAERTPTVAPAVVVPGSFHHNGWPDPPGILGLHTQYPAPVRIGDVLYPTVEHAYWALRTTDRAVQDAVLAEPNTYRLSQIASGIPARPGWDASLQATIAHLLRAKFQQHEALALELLATGEGRIVFNAAGFGDTYAYNSRRHLIGRLLELVRAEQQAWRAGLLDLGALDQSETPNFVVYEE, from the coding sequence ATGGCCATGTGGAGTCGAACTTCGCGCGATGTCGATGGTGAGAGCGTCATCGGCTCTTGGCGGCATGCGTTCATCAACAACGGCGGTTCGTACTACCTAACCGACCTCATCGTGTACGCCGACGGCCTCGTTGACTGCTGGGGCCTGGTGACGGTTGAGCAGTTCCGCGACAAACTTCGCAGTGGCTGGGTGGCGACGTCGCTCAAGGAGGGCGCCGAGGCGTCCGCGCACGAACTGGCGTCGTGGACGTTCAAGAATGTCCAGTCCTGGGTCGGTGCAGATGAGCTCTACCGCGAGGTCGTCGACCAGATCGAGACCCTTAACGGCCGCCTCGACTCCGCCGGTCGGTGCCTCGAAGCCCTCGACCTGTTCCTGGCCGAGCAGACCGATGCGAACAGACAGCGTCTCGCGGGCGCGTACGACGACATCCCCGAGCACCGCCGCCGATACATCCTCGGCGACATGGACGCCAAGGACTGGCCCCTGCAGGTCCTCATCACCCCCCTGGGCAAGAAACTCGCCGGCCAGTCCGTGACCGAGGAACGCCGCGAGACGGCGCTCGCGTACTTCGCCGAGTGGCGAGCCGGCCGGGACGAGGCGGCTGAGCGCACCCCGACTGTCGCGCCTGCGGTCGTGGTCCCGGGCTCCTTCCACCACAACGGGTGGCCCGATCCTCCAGGCATCCTCGGCCTCCACACCCAGTACCCGGCGCCGGTCCGCATAGGTGACGTGCTGTACCCGACCGTGGAGCACGCCTACTGGGCCCTCCGAACGACGGACCGGGCCGTTCAGGACGCTGTCCTCGCCGAACCCAACACCTACAGACTTAGTCAGATCGCGAGTGGGATCCCGGCACGACCCGGCTGGGACGCATCCCTGCAGGCGACCATCGCCCACCTGCTCAGAGCCAAATTTCAGCAGCACGAAGCGCTGGCGCTGGAGCTTCTCGCGACCGGTGAGGGACGCATCGTCTTCAACGCTGCCGGGTTCGGCGACACCTACGCATACAACAGCCGACGTCACCTCATCGGCCGACTTCTCGAGCTCGTCCGCGCTGAGCAGCAAGCCTGGCGGGCTGGGCTTCTGGACCTAGGCGCGCTCGACCAGTCGGAAACGCCGAATTTCGTCGTTTACGAGGAATAG
- a CDS encoding NADPH-dependent FMN reductase: MSTTPQTVAVLVGSLRAGSTNRKLAEQLRDSAPEGVVVDIVEGLDAVPFYNEDVDGETAPAAAQALRERVARADKVLAVTPEYNGTMPAVLNNAIDWLSRPYGQGAIAGKPFGVVGTTPTPYGGKWSHADTQRSAKIAGAVVVEDVVVSQPGVEVDVLTDPEVQAKFRSALTQLVEYTPETVAA; the protein is encoded by the coding sequence ATGTCCACCACCCCCCAGACCGTCGCCGTCCTCGTCGGCAGCCTGCGCGCCGGCTCGACCAACCGCAAGCTCGCCGAGCAGCTGCGCGACTCCGCCCCCGAGGGCGTCGTCGTCGACATCGTCGAGGGCCTCGACGCCGTGCCGTTCTACAACGAGGACGTCGACGGCGAGACCGCCCCGGCCGCCGCCCAGGCCCTGCGCGAGCGCGTCGCCCGCGCCGACAAGGTCCTCGCGGTGACCCCCGAGTACAACGGCACCATGCCGGCCGTCCTCAACAACGCCATCGACTGGCTGTCGCGGCCCTACGGCCAGGGCGCCATCGCCGGCAAGCCGTTCGGCGTCGTCGGCACCACCCCGACCCCGTACGGCGGCAAGTGGTCGCACGCCGACACGCAGCGCTCGGCCAAGATCGCCGGCGCCGTCGTCGTCGAGGACGTCGTCGTCTCGCAGCCGGGCGTCGAGGTCGACGTCCTCACCGACCCCGAGGTCCAGGCCAAGTTCCGCTCGGCCCTCACCCAGCTCGTCGAGTACACGCCGGAGACCGTCGCCGCCTGA
- a CDS encoding YhgE/Pip domain-containing protein: MTTVLRLAVTELRRLSAGRLARAALLALVLVPTIYSGLYLWANKDPYGALDRVPAAIVVEDTGTTLADGAKLTAGQDVGDQLLESKSFDWHRVDRAQALAGVDDGTYDFALLVPASFSTDLASSAGNDPRQGRLELVTNDANNYLARSIAGQLAQQVTKTVAEQVTSQAAQRLLVGFSTIHDQVAQAADGARTLQQGAGSASSGAQQLATGAGSLVAGEQQLVTGTNALASGADRLSAGATQADAGAATLASGLATLDTSTASLPAQTARLAAGAQQVSDGNAQVASVGAQVAAASQQAATALTTDRAAIDARLTAAGLTADQVAAVNAELDKVAAPVTAADGTVQQANGQLQQLSAGAAQVARGAQQLASAAGPLQSGIHQAATGAATLHTGTTQLAAGASDAAAGAHRLATGQQDALAGAQKLQSGAGQFASGTQQLQQGAAQLATGLAKGTSSIPDLSPQARTAAAQTIGSPVAVDQVGEAKAATYGAGLAPFFLSLALWIGAYTLFLVVKPLSARAVAARVRSPKVALAGWLAPSLAAAVQAVVALAVVGLVLRIDVAHPVGALGLMVLASLTFVAILQALKARLGAVGTFLGLVLMVVQLVSAGGTFPWQTLPAPLRAIHEVMPMTYAIDGLRRVMYGADLGHLTVDVAVLLVWLVAALAWTSWAARRSAVWTPARLKPELSL, from the coding sequence GTGACCACCGTCCTGCGCCTCGCCGTCACCGAGCTGCGCCGGCTCAGCGCCGGCCGGCTCGCCCGCGCCGCCCTCCTCGCGCTCGTCCTCGTCCCGACGATCTACAGCGGGCTCTACCTGTGGGCCAACAAGGACCCGTACGGCGCCCTCGACCGCGTCCCCGCCGCCATCGTCGTCGAGGACACCGGCACCACCCTCGCGGACGGCGCGAAGCTCACCGCCGGTCAGGACGTCGGTGACCAGCTCCTGGAGTCCAAGTCCTTCGACTGGCACCGCGTCGACCGCGCGCAGGCCCTCGCCGGGGTCGACGACGGCACCTACGACTTCGCGCTCCTCGTCCCCGCAAGCTTCTCGACCGACCTTGCCTCGAGCGCCGGGAACGACCCGCGCCAGGGCCGCCTCGAGCTCGTCACCAACGACGCCAACAACTACCTGGCCCGCAGCATCGCCGGTCAGCTGGCCCAGCAGGTGACGAAGACGGTCGCCGAGCAGGTCACCAGCCAGGCCGCGCAGCGGCTGCTGGTCGGCTTCTCCACCATCCACGACCAGGTCGCGCAGGCCGCTGACGGCGCGAGGACGCTGCAGCAGGGCGCGGGTTCGGCGAGCAGCGGGGCGCAGCAGCTCGCCACCGGGGCGGGCTCGCTCGTGGCCGGGGAGCAGCAGCTCGTCACCGGCACGAACGCGCTGGCGTCCGGCGCGGACCGGCTCTCCGCCGGGGCGACGCAGGCCGACGCCGGTGCGGCCACCCTCGCGTCCGGTCTGGCCACCCTCGACACGTCGACGGCGAGCCTGCCCGCGCAGACCGCGCGGCTGGCCGCCGGGGCGCAACAGGTCTCCGACGGCAACGCGCAGGTCGCCTCCGTCGGCGCCCAGGTCGCCGCCGCCTCGCAGCAGGCCGCGACCGCGCTCACCACCGACCGGGCCGCGATCGACGCGCGCCTCACCGCCGCCGGCCTGACCGCCGACCAGGTCGCTGCGGTGAACGCCGAGCTCGACAAGGTCGCCGCACCGGTGACCGCCGCCGACGGCACCGTGCAGCAGGCCAACGGCCAGCTCCAGCAGCTGTCCGCCGGCGCGGCGCAGGTCGCCCGGGGCGCGCAGCAGCTGGCCTCCGCCGCCGGGCCGCTCCAGTCCGGCATCCACCAGGCAGCCACCGGCGCGGCCACCCTGCACACCGGGACGACGCAGCTCGCCGCCGGCGCCTCCGACGCCGCCGCCGGCGCGCACCGCCTCGCGACCGGCCAGCAGGACGCGCTCGCCGGCGCCCAGAAGCTGCAGTCCGGGGCCGGGCAGTTCGCGTCCGGCACCCAGCAGCTGCAGCAGGGGGCGGCCCAGCTCGCGACCGGACTGGCCAAGGGCACCAGCTCGATCCCCGACCTGTCGCCCCAGGCGCGGACAGCGGCCGCCCAGACCATCGGCAGCCCCGTCGCCGTCGACCAGGTGGGTGAGGCGAAGGCGGCGACGTACGGCGCGGGGCTGGCGCCCTTCTTCCTCAGCCTGGCGCTGTGGATCGGCGCCTACACGCTCTTCCTCGTCGTCAAGCCGCTCTCCGCACGCGCCGTCGCCGCCCGGGTCCGCTCGCCCAAGGTCGCCCTCGCCGGGTGGCTCGCCCCGTCGCTCGCGGCCGCCGTCCAGGCGGTCGTCGCGCTCGCCGTCGTCGGTCTCGTCCTGCGCATCGACGTCGCGCACCCGGTCGGTGCGCTCGGCCTGATGGTCCTCGCGTCGTTGACCTTCGTCGCGATCCTCCAGGCCCTCAAGGCGCGGCTCGGTGCGGTGGGGACCTTCCTGGGACTCGTCCTCATGGTCGTGCAGCTCGTCTCGGCCGGGGGCACGTTCCCGTGGCAGACGCTGCCGGCGCCGCTGCGGGCGATCCACGAGGTCATGCCGATGACCTACGCGATCGACGGCCTGCGCCGGGTGATGTACGGCGCCGACCTGGGCCACCTCACGGTCGACGTCGCGGTCCTGCTCGTGTGGCTCGTCGCCGCGCTGGCCTGGACGTCGTGGGCGGCACGTCGATCGGCGGTGTGGACCCCGGCCCGGCTCAAGCCGGAGCTGAGCCTGTGA
- a CDS encoding GNAT family N-acetyltransferase, translated as MTVESGGLDRDDVRALLAEHLLEMHATSPACSVHALDLTGLQDPAVTFWTVREAGALLGCGALKQLSPTHGEVKSMRTSPAARGRGVAALVLATVLDEARRRGYDQVSLETGSQDHFAPARRLYARHGFVGCGPFEGYGEDPNSTFMTLDLRT; from the coding sequence ATGACCGTCGAGTCGGGCGGCCTCGACCGCGACGACGTCCGCGCGCTGCTCGCCGAGCACCTGCTCGAGATGCACGCGACGTCACCGGCGTGCAGCGTCCACGCCCTCGACCTCACCGGCCTGCAGGACCCGGCGGTGACGTTCTGGACGGTCCGTGAGGCCGGTGCGCTGCTCGGCTGCGGCGCGCTCAAGCAGCTCTCGCCGACGCACGGCGAGGTGAAGTCGATGCGGACGAGCCCGGCCGCGCGCGGGCGCGGGGTCGCCGCGCTGGTCCTCGCCACGGTGCTCGACGAGGCCCGGCGACGGGGGTACGACCAGGTCAGCCTGGAGACCGGGTCGCAGGACCACTTCGCGCCGGCGCGGCGGCTCTACGCGCGGCACGGGTTCGTCGGGTGCGGGCCGTTCGAGGGCTACGGGGAGGACCCGAACAGCACGTTCATGACGCTCGACCTGCGGACGTGA